The following are encoded in a window of Sminthopsis crassicaudata isolate SCR6 chromosome 3, ASM4859323v1, whole genome shotgun sequence genomic DNA:
- the DLL3 gene encoding delta-like protein 3: MASRRPLPARLLAVLLSLLCLCKVRCAGVFELQIHSFRPGPGSPGTPASPCGPRGSCRLLFRVCLKPALPDRSPELPCVLGAALSTPGTPNPEDPTDPGPQLSLVDGLIRVPFRTAWPGTFSLIIESWREELASRSKEGPGEKLPGPDRSLLSRLAGRHRLAVGGPWARDARQAGGWELLFSYRVRCEPHYYGPACARLCRPRDDPLGHFHCGANGERVCMDGWTGDMCARPICQSGCSAEHGYCERPDECHCHQGWTGPLCTMRAPNGDCSGLQPCANGATCSNLPGFSSRRCLFPAGLCDEHPCTNGGSCSEVAGDFECTCPRGFYGKRCEVIGMTCADGPCFNGGTCVDGGAPAGYTCRCPPGFHGSNCEKKMDRCSLQPCRNGGICLDLGRAVLCRCRPGFGGPRCERDLDDCAGRPCANGGTCVDGAHSFRCSCTLGFGGRDCRERADPCDPQPCAHGGRCYAHFSGHVCSCAPGYMGARCEFPVNPGPADGEGSEPPAAPAPPPPGPHRGPPEAARRSHGPLPPALGLPFALLLLLAVVAGGAALLVRARARRPSPGARPLPSSPDPVPPPPPPADALNNLRAHEGGSSAPPFQAPGNFKAPKSERTQRLLEFPSGMRAEDWCFPEDRDPRPIYVIPDCSVYAREV, from the exons ATGGCCTCGAGGCGGCCGCTGCCCGCCCGGCTCCTGGCCGTGCTGCTCTCTCTTCTCTGCCTTTGCAAG GTCCGCTGCGCCGGGGTCTTCGAACTGCAGATCCACTCTTTCCGGCCCGGCCCCGGGTCCCCGGGCACCCCAGCCTCCCCGTGTGGCCCTCGGGGCTCCTGCCGCCTCCTCTTCCGTGTCTGCCTGAAGCCGGCGCTGCCCGATCGGAGCCCGGAGCTGCCGTGCGTCCTGGGAGCGGCGCTCAGTACCCCGGGGACCCCGAACCCCGAGGACCCCACCGACCCCGGCCCGCAGCTCTCCCTGGTTGACGGCCTCATCCGCGTGCCCTTCCGTACCGCCTGGCCG GGGACTTTCTCGCTAATCATCGAGTCCTGGAGGGAGGAACTTGCATCCAGGAGCAAGGAAGGCCCGGGGGAGAAGCTTCCAG GTCCCGATAGGAGTCTGCTGAGTCGGCTGGCCGGGCGGCACAGGCTGGCGGTGGGCGGGCCCTGGGCCCGGGATGCCAGGCAGGCCGGGGGCTGGGAGCTGCTCTTCTCCTACCGGGTGCGCTGCGAGCCTCACTACTACGGGCCCGCCTGTGCCCGCCTGTGCCGCCCGCGGGACGACCCGCTGGGCCACTTCCACTGCGGCGCCAACGGGGAGCGCGTCTGCATGGACGGCTGGACTGGAGACATGTGTGCCCGGC CCATATGTCAATCAGGCTGCAGTGCTGAGCATGGTTATTGTGAGCGACCTGATGAATGCCACTGTCACCAAGGCTGGACGGGCCCCCTGTGCACCATGCGGGCCCCCAACGGCGACTGCTCCGGCCTCCAGCCGTGTGCCAATGGGGCCACCTGCTCCAACCTCCCGGGATTCTCCAGCCGCCGGTGCCTCTTCCCAGCCGGACTGTGCGACGAGCACCCGTGCACCAATGGTGGCAGCTGCAGT GAGGTGGCGGGGGACTTCGAATGTACATGTCCACGGGGCTTCTATGGGAAACGGTGTGAGGTCATTGGGATGACGTGCGCCGACGGACCCTGCTTCAACGGGGGCACCTGTGTGGACGGCGGAGCCCCTGCTGGTTACACCTGCCGCTGCCCCCCAGGCTTCCACGGGTCCAACTGCGAGAAGAAGATGGATCGCTGCAGCCTCCAGCCTTGTCGCAACG GTGGCATCTGCCTGGACCTGGGCCGGGCCGTGCTGTGCCGGTGCAGGCCGGGCTTCGGGGGCCCGCGCTGCGAGCGAGACCTGGACGACTGCGCCGGCCGGCCCTGTGCCAACGGGGGCACGTGCGTGGACGGCGCGCACAGCTTCCGCTGCTCGTGCACGCTGGGCTTTGGGGGCCGCGACTGCCGAGAGCGCGCAGACCCCTGCGACCCCCAGCCTTGCGCGCACGGGGGCCGCTGCTACGCACACTTCTCGGGCCACGTCTGCTCCTGTGCGCCGGGCTACATGGGCGCGCGTTGCGAGTTCCCCGTGAACCCCGGACCCGCGGACGGAGAGGGCTCGGAGCCCCCGGCTGCtcccgccccgcccccgcccggACCCCACCGCGGGCCCCCCGAAGCGGCCCGCCGCAGCCACGGGCCCCTGCCCCCCGCCTTAGGGCTTCCCTTCGCTCTGCTGCTCCTGCTGGCCGTGGTGGCGGGAGGCGCCGCCCTCCTGGTCAGAGCCCGGGCCCGGCGGCCGAGTCCGGGGGCGCggccccttccttcctctccggACCCCGTCCCGCCTCCCCCGCCTCCGGCGGACGCCCTCAACAATCTCCGGGCTCACGAGGGCGGCTCCTCGGCGCCCCCTTTTCAGGCTCCCGGCAACTTCAAAGCGCCCAAGAGCGAGCGGACGCAGCGGCTGCTGGAGTTCCCGTCGGGGATGAG GGCTGAAGATTGGTGCTTTCCCGAGGACAGAGACCCCCGACCCATTTACGTCATCCCCGACTGCTCCGTCTATGCCCGAGAG GTCTGA
- the TIMM50 gene encoding LOW QUALITY PROTEIN: mitochondrial import inner membrane translocase subunit TIM50 (The sequence of the model RefSeq protein was modified relative to this genomic sequence to represent the inferred CDS: deleted 1 base in 1 codon) yields the protein MAASVAAVALPSRLLSGHWLRLRLRLRPQLGLVPLPRSLWARMVTAPRGPGQSHIQDLPLPSHRKQQKQGPSYAKKLAIWVAGLLGAGGAVSIIYVFGNNSVDENGVKIPDEFDNDPVLVQQLRRTYKYFKDYRQMIIEPTSPCLLPDPLREPYYQPPYTLVLELTGVLLHPEWSLATGWRFKKRPGIETLFQQLAPLYEIVIFTSETGMTAFPLIDSVDPHGFISYRLFRDATRYMDGHHIKDISCLNRDPARVVVVDCKKEAFRLQPNNGVALRPWDGNSDDRTLLDLSAFLKTIALNGVEDVRTVLENYALEDDPLEAFKQRQSRLEQEEQQRMADLAKSTKQSLFFSSLTSRLWPRSKQP from the exons ATGGCGGCCTCGGTGGCGGCGGTGGCGCTGCCCTCACGCCTGCTGAGCGGGCACTGGCTGCGGCTGCGGTTGCGGCTGCGGCCCCAGCTCGGTCTCGTGCCCTTGCCCCGGTCCTTGTGG GCGCGGATGGTGACCGCGCCGCGCGGCCCAGGACAG AGCCATATCCAAGACTTACCGTTGCCCTCACACCGGAAGCAGCAGAAGCAGGGCCCCAGCTACGCCAAGAAGCTGGCCATCTGGGTGGCCGGGCTCCTCGGGGCCGGGGGTGCCGTCAGCATCATTTACGTCTTCG GAAACAACTCAGTGGACGAGAATGGCGTAAAG ATTCCGGATGAGTTTGACAATG ATCCCGTGCTGGTTCAGCAGCTCCGAAGAACCTACAAGTATTTTAAGGATTATCGACAG ATGATCATTGAGCCTACTAGCCCCTGCCTCCTGCCGGACCCTCTTCGAGAGCCCTACTACCAGCCTCCGTACACGCTTGTTCTGGAGCTGACGGGGGTCCTGCTGCACCCCGAGTGGTCG TTGGCCACTGGTTGGCGGTTCAAGAAGCGTCCGGGCATCGAGACGCTGTTTCAGCAGCTGGCCCCACTCTACGAGATTGTGATCTTCACCTCCGAGACTGGCATG ACAGCATTTCCCCTCATTGACAGCGTGGACCCCCACGGCTTTATCTCGTACCGCCTCTTCCGGGACGCCACTCGCTACATGGATGGGCACCATATCAAG GACATCTCCTGCCTGAACAGAGACCCAGCCCGAGTGGTTGTGGTCGACTGTAAGAAGGAGGCTTTCCGGCTTCAGCCCAACAACGGTGTGGCCCTGCGGCCCTGGGACGGGAACTCGGATGACCGGACCCTGCTCGACCTCTCTGCCTTCCTCAAGA CCATCGCCCTGAACGGGGTGGAGGACGTCCGGACGGTCCTAGAAAACTATGCCCTGGAGGACGACCCGCTGGAGGCCTTCAAGCAGCGGCAGTCTCGGTTGGAGCAG GAGGAGCAGCAACGCATGGCTGACCTGGCCAAGAGCACCAAACAGAGCCTTTTCTTTAGTTCTCTCACCAGCCGCCTCTGGCCCCGATCCAAGCAGCCCTGA